The region AGAAGGACGGTATCGACAGTGGGAAGCGGGTCATTGGGCAGACTGGTTGGCGAGAAGGCTCTTGAGGCTAAGAGTCGGAGAGGCGAGACGCCATTCGACGACAGGTTGTCGTCCGCGTCGCTTGCTAGGACAAGGTCAAGAAGGACAATCGTTTCGACCGTGCGGACAAGAAGCCGTCGGACTACGCGAGCGACCAGCTTCTCGACCGAATCCGATGACTCCTCTGACGATCTTCACCACCGAAtggcgagaaggagaaaCCACCGCCCAGTAGCCACTCCCGAAGTTGACTCTGACGACGAGAAGGAGTACAACACCAAGAACATTGAGGCGGGTATTTCTGTCACCCCTCCCATGTCAACCCACCCAACACATGCTGCCCAAAAACCAAGACTGGCTACCATCCTCAGCTCTGCGGTCGTTGTCGTTGACCAGgtcccatcatcacaaaaGACATCCTCTTCGCCACTTCAAGAAGTCACCAACAGCACAACAACAGTCACGAATTCGAGATCAACAGAATCGTCTGGCAAGATCACAGCTTGAAAACATGCAAGGCTGATGATCAtgtttccttttttttcgtttcttCCTTCTCTCAGTCTGTCTCTGGAAATTGGGAAagcatcgtcatcatcatcatcatcatcatcattattgGGTGTTTTATTGAACCTCATcagcattttttttttttttttgcgttTTTCTGTGGTATCGAAACCTCTCGCATTTGTGCATCAAGGGGGTCGGCAGGGGGTATCGtcgtttgttttgtttcaaATACTACTACTAGTTGTTTGTGCTGGGCgatggtgttggaggagtttCTGTCTTTTTATGGGGCTACCTAGGCCATCTCGCCTGGAAGGGGCTACAAATGCAAAATTGCCTTTACTGTCATCcgtcttttacttttaattcCGTTTTTGTTTCCTGTCAGCATTGCACCAAAGTAAGAGCATGCCCTTGGATTTTGTCTACTTGTTTAACTGTCTCTCTCTATTGTTGGCGGTTGGGGCCTAGTTCCTAAACGTCTTTGGTCAAATATAGTGTTATGAAAaggtgatggggtggttgtgggctgatgatgaggttgatggcgaAGGTAGCGTGGTAGAAATTGAAAGAATTATCATTACAATCAGGTGCCAAAACAACTTGACGAGTGATGTCATGCCTTGGCTGTTGGAAGACTTCAGGCCAGCATAAGATTTGTCTGCTTTTTCTAGCTTCACATATTGGCTAGATTTCTACCCTCCAGCTTTCCGTTTGAACCTCATCCATAATAGTAATACCAAACACCGATAACGCCCTTTTATTTCGCTTTAATCATGGCAACAAAAGTTTACAGATGCatacccccctcctcatcatccacacccATATctcccatcctctcctccatcctccgtcTTAGTTCCTCATCACCGATAGAGCCCCCTTGTTGTGCTTGTCCACCCCCGGAAacatcatccatcaccacctccccattgACAATCCTCCCAGCCTGGAAAGTCCCATCCGTCCAGGCCGAGTGCCTTTCCCCATTTGTCTCTGCCATCACCCCAGGCTCTTGCTTGTCGAGTTTTTCTATTTCTTCTTTCGACTGGAACTCTGTCCAGCTGAGCCCGCGGGTCTCGACCTCTGCCTTGACGAGGCTGATGCGCTCTTGCATGCGGGCGATGACGATGTTGTTTTCGGAGATGGCTTCCACGCAGACGGGGTCGGGGGGaccggaggaggggtgggcgAAGGGGTGGAGCTGCTCGTTGGAGTAGTCGAGGTGGGCGATTGAGTTGCGGAGCTCGAGGACTTTtaggtggagggaggggagggggagggaggggagggcggaggcgaaggcggagggggttATGGGTGTGCTGGAGGATGAcattgtggttgtggttggatAGATGGATTGGTGGTTCGGATTGGAGTTGTCGAGTTGAGGGGAATTGGGAGTCGGGGAATAAGACTGGGGGGCGTGGAGAGtgtgtggtgttttgtttgaaAGATTGACTGTTCTGTTTGATGGTGGAACGCTGCTGGATGGAAGAGCTTCGattgatggcggcggcggcaaaaCAGCCAGGGTCCCACGTGGAGCAGTCGCCCTCGCTCCCGCAGTGGGGTCGTTTGATGGAAGGTAATCTGACCAACCAGACACACCAATATTGCCGGGACGTGCCGGAAAGAAGTGGTGGGTTCAAGGAATGCTTTCGATTTccgtcttttctttttggtagCGGAGGGCCCAAGCTTCCTGTTCCACCACATTCAACCCACCATTTCCCGCTCCACCAAAGCTTTCCCACAGTTTGATGGTCAGTTTGCGCAAGTCGGCGCAACGGCTGGCGCCTGATTTGCGACAATGAGCTGCTCTTCACTGGGCGTGAATGCCTTCCGGCCCAGTGTCCAGGTAGCCACTCACCATCTTTCCAGACTCTCCCGTCCAGTGTCCACGCCGATCGTCTTTCCGGTCCGGTTTCTCTCGTCGACCCCTCCGCCATATCATAGCCGACAGTTCCAGCATAGACGACGATCCGGTCGGAACATCACCAGtcacaccctcctccgaaAGCCATTGCCGTGGCCTACAGCCGCGCAACGATTCGGGGTTCGAACGGtctttggggggaggatagTATACAAGCACTACATCGAGCTGCCGCCCAATTATACCGATGAGGATGGGTTGGATTTTACAAGCAAGGATCTCAGGCCTGAAGAAGTCCACGCGATCTTTGGGGCCGATATCGATGCGTACAATGCAAACAAACTGCTAAAGATTATTCACGGCCGCCGCGTCGCTGGCACTCTTGAAGACCCTGCGGTTGCGGGCCGCTCCTACGGCTATATTGTGGAGCAACGGCAAAAGGCTCTTGCCTATCTTCGGGATCACTACCCAGTTGATGAGATTGCCAATGCCGGTCTGCGCGCTGAAGATGAGCTGGCGGCTctggaggcgttggaggaagACGCCACGCCCGAAACCACGGAGGAACTGGATGCCAAGAAGGCGCCGCGAGAACCGACCGGGAAGACCAATAAGCTGTACAAAGGCGCAATACAAAAGAACAAGAGTGTCTATGGCGACAGTGTGGTGGAACAGCTCCGCATCGAGAACGAGGCGAAGTGGgcggccgagaagaagcgtctggaggaggaagaagcaaagaaggcagaggaggaaaggaacGGAGTTGCTGGTCCCCTCACGCCGCTCACCCATCCGGAAAAGTTTGGGAAACTCAGCCCTACGGTACAAAAATGGATCACGTCTGCTACGTCTGACTTGAAGGAACCACCGAAGCTGTCGGCTTGGCAGCGGCTTTGGCCTTCGGCAACGTTTGTGCTTGTGTTGCTTGGTGGCCTTGGGGTTTACATTTATACCTACAAGCCGGCGAAGCGCAACGAGCGCTGGTTTCCCGAGATTCCCCCAGCAGCTGCGACGGTTGGTGCGCTCATTCTTTTGAACACGTTGGTCCATGCGGCCTGGAAACTTCCCGCGCTGTGGGCGCCGTTCAACAAGTACTTGTTGATCACGCCGGCGGTTCCCAAACCGTTTGCTCTCCTTGGCGCCATGTTTTCTCACCAGGCGTTTGGTCACTTGGCGGTCAACATGGGCTTTCTATGGGTTGTTGGCACCTTGCTCCACGATGACATTGGACGGGCCAAGTTCCTTGGGCTTTACCTTGGGAGCGGTCTCGTGGCGGCGATGACTTCGATGACGGAGTTTGTGCTCCGCCAGAGGTGGAATATCAGCACGTTGGGAGCGTCAGGTGCGGTTTATGGTGCTATTGGAGCGTACTGCTGGATGCACCGGCTTGACGGCCACCGGATTTTTGGgttccctcccccgccgagTGAAGGGTTGAAGGGGATTGTCTTTTTGGCCTTTGTTGTCGCGACGAACATCTCATTCTTGTTCTCGAGGGCTGCGCGGAGCAGGATAGATGTTACATCTCATTTTGCGGGGCTGGCGGCTGGCGTAGCTGCGGGAGAATGGATCTTGCGCAGGAAGGAGgcagagaagaaggcgaggatggagcCGATGGCGGTTAGGGTGAGTAAGGTGTAAGTGGGTGTAAAGACTAGGTAGGAGTGGGAGTGTGTGTTGTTTCACAGGATCTGAACTAGGGCTCATCTTGTATCACTAATGGGGAATTTTTTTGTTGTATGGACACctacagagagagagacacgATTGAGGCCGCCTGTGGAACGCAAACCAACCTATCTGCAGACACGTTTTTATTCTCGCGATTTTGCTTACCGAGACTGGAAACAGAAGGTCTTGCGTGTGCGTGTGTTGGGGCCGAATTACaatgaagaaaaagggggtgcTCAGGAGATGGGGGTCGTTTACAGATTTCCCATTCTGGACAATTTATCTTCAGCTCCCTCCCTGTGCTGACTAGCCGGAATTGTAAAAGGGTGATTGGTCAATTAGCAATCAGTATTGCGGAAAGAGAGACCCCACATGAAGGAGAGCACAGGCAGCGCTGACGCAAGAATGCGACGCCAAGAGAGCGAGGTTCGCGATGATGGcattttttttgggtttttttggggttttttttttttggcaggCCTCCAACATTTATTGCTTTGGTGAGAGATAACGGAAATTGGCGTGGAATGGGCCAATTACCCAACTACCCTACTGCACGAGGGGAGTTTCTGAGAGAAAGGAAGGGTTCTCCAATGTTCAGCTGCTACGGGGAGAGTGGTGATCACCTACCTAGCCCCGCCAGCCACCAACATGCTTGTCAGCCAGCCTTGGTTTGGAGGAGACGAACACTGtcccacaccccctccctttgGCTTCTTTCCCGCCCGTTTTGCCATCGCGGCACACAAAGTCGTGCCCCTTGAAATCTTGTGTTCCCTTATGATACTGACAGAGGGAAGACAGGGAGAATGACGTCTCCCCCGCCCGCGATCACAGGGTAGCTTGGCATTTTTACCTTGGCCTGTTTTTCCTTGCTTCGAAGGGGTACTCGAGATCAAGCTTGATGGAATCGGGATCTAAGATATATCTGGGTGTAGGGGGGCGCCAAGTTAAGAAAGGACAAGGATAGGACATGCAGCCCGGGTTTCCCCCATCGTTGTGCTGTTTTCGCGCCGCAATTTCAAGGTATGGATAtaaggtgaggttggggagggaggggaggggtgaggtCGGGATCGAAAATAAATACATACCTGGTAGTcttacacacacacacactcacacatCCCATTTTCGCCAgcctcttttttctttttcctctctttctttctttctttatttgTTGACTTGTTGCTGTTTGGTTTCGAGCAGGTTTTTGCCAAACGTGCAATTCGACAAAGAGAGATAGATCTGTTGTTGATCTACTACATTGAACTGATCTACCTTATACACCTTCCTCTCTGCGATTTTTTGTAAACAAAGTCGCACTTACCGACCTCAGGCGCAAAAAGTGTCGCGACGGCACATGGAGAACACCCCGGTCGAGATGACTTCCCCGAGCAGCCCCCCTCACGGCGATGACGAGATTGGCGACGACGCGCGCAACCCTTATGCTTCCCAGTCCCGCTGGCGCCATGCCGAGTCCTCTGCCTATGCCAAGTATGAACAAGAGCGCGCTGGCGGCGCtgctcaccatcaccatcaccaccaccataacGGCCCTGTAGCGCGCGAGGCGGATGCGCGAGGTGGTGTGGGAGATCTGGCCAACTTTCTGAACAAATCGAGGGTTGAACCGGAGAATCCCAACGGGGATGAGCGCCCTACGAGCATGCGCTTCAAGCCCGTCATGGCTGGCGCGGAAGAGGCCCGCGCCGCGACGGGCCACGCGGAGGATGCGCCGGCTGCTGAGTCGGCGATTAAGGCTTCGTCGGGGCCGCCGGCggatgggaaggaggtggcggtTGGACCGCTGATTAACTAccggaggatggaggggaatACTTGGATTGGGAGcgtgttggttgttgttgttggtggggggagggagcagcCTTTTACGCCGTCGCTCAACCTTCGCAgggctgggggggagggaggtcagggggtggatgttgagggTGTGTGTCTGTATTCGGACCCGAGGAATACCTTTTGGAGGTTTGACCTTGctgtggagat is a window of Podospora pseudopauciseta strain CBS 411.78 chromosome 1, whole genome shotgun sequence DNA encoding:
- a CDS encoding hypothetical protein (EggNog:ENOG503P1NA; COG:T; MEROPS:MER0015472); protein product: MSCSSLGVNAFRPSVQVATHHLSRLSRPVSTPIVFPVRFLSSTPPPYHSRQFQHRRRSGRNITSHTLLRKPLPWPTAAQRFGVRTVFGGRIVYKHYIELPPNYTDEDGLDFTSKDLRPEEVHAIFGADIDAYNANKLLKIIHGRRVAGTLEDPAVAGRSYGYIVEQRQKALAYLRDHYPVDEIANAGLRAEDELAALEALEEDATPETTEELDAKKAPREPTGKTNKLYKGAIQKNKSVYGDSVVEQLRIENEAKWAAEKKRLEEEEAKKAEEERNGVAGPLTPLTHPEKFGKLSPTVQKWITSATSDLKEPPKLSAWQRLWPSATFVLVLLGGLGVYIYTYKPAKRNERWFPEIPPAAATVGALILLNTLVHAAWKLPALWAPFNKYLLITPAVPKPFALLGAMFSHQAFGHLAVNMGFLWVVGTLLHDDIGRAKFLGLYLGSGLVAAMTSMTEFVLRQRWNISTLGASGAVYGAIGAYCWMHRLDGHRIFGFPPPPSEGLKGIVFLAFVVATNISFLFSRAARSRIDVTSHFAGLAAGVAAGEWILRRKEAEKKARMEPMAVRVSKV
- a CDS encoding hypothetical protein (EggNog:ENOG503P76K), encoding MSSSSTPITPSAFASALPSLPLPSLHLKVLELRNSIAHLDYSNEQLHPFAHPSSGPPDPVCVEAISENNIVIARMQERISLVKAEVETRGLSWTEFQSKEEIEKLDKQEPGVMAETNGERHSAWTDGTFQAGRIVNGEVVMDDVSGGGQAQQGGSIGDEELRRRMEERMGDMGVDDEEGGMHL